In Rosa chinensis cultivar Old Blush chromosome 1, RchiOBHm-V2, whole genome shotgun sequence, a genomic segment contains:
- the LOC112182390 gene encoding LOW QUALITY PROTEIN: rust resistance kinase Lr10 (The sequence of the model RefSeq protein was modified relative to this genomic sequence to represent the inferred CDS: inserted 1 base in 1 codon; substituted 1 base at 1 genomic stop codon), with translation MAVVLWTATKTIFGIPCVVVFLILKLKRRHLSMYSVIEEFLQSHNNLMPIRYSYSNIKKMTKGFKDKLGEGGYGSVYXGKLRSGHLVAVKMSGNSKANGQDFMNEVATVGRIHHVNVVRLIGYCAEGSKRALIYEYMSKGSLDKHIFPKEGLISLSXKEAFEISLGVARGIDYLHQGCDMKIMHFDIKPHNILLDDDFIPKISDFGLARLCPLDDSSLTMTAGRGTLGYMAPELFYKNIGGVSSKADICSFGMLLMEIAGRRKNVNAGAAHSSQIYFSSWVYDQFNEGKDIDMGDTTEEEKLIIKKMVIVGLWCIQMKPSDRPNSMNKVVEMLEGDIERLQMPPKPFLYPEHKPIVDDEENSDTQ, from the exons ATGGCAG TGGTTTTGTGGACTGCAACAAAAACTATATTCGGAATTCCATGTGTGGTTGTGTTTCTAATCTTGAAGTTGAAAAGACGACATTTATCAATGTACAGTGTTATTGAAGAATTCTTACAAAGTCACAACAACCTCATGCCTATACGGTACTCTTACTCCAACATCAAGAAGATGACCAAAGGATTTAAGGATAAATTGGGGGAAGGAGGTTATGGCTCTGTGT AAGGAAAGCTTCGGAGCGGTCACCTTGTTGCTGTTAAGATGTCGGGAAATTCCAAAGCTAATGGGCAAGATTTTATGAATGAAGTTGCTACCGTTGGAAGAATTCATCATGTAAATGTGGTGCGACTAATTGGCTATTGTGCTGAGGGATCAAAGCGTGCTCTTATATATGAGTACATGTCAAAAGGGTCTCTTGATAAACACATATTCCCTAAGGAAGGACTCATTTCCTTAAGTTAAAAGGAAGCATTTGAAATTTCACTAGGAGTGGCTCGTGGCATTGATTATTTGCATCAAGGATGTGACATGAAAATTATGCATTTTGATATCAAGCCACACAACATTCTTCTTGATGATGACTTTATTCCAAAGATTTCTGACTTTGGGCTAGCAAGATTATGTCCATTGGATGACAGTAGTTTAACCATGACTGCTGGAAGAGGAACCCTTGGATACATGGCTCCAGAACTGTTTTACAAAAATATAGGAGGTGTCTCGAGCAAAGCTGACATCTGTAGTTTCGGAATGTTGCTGATGGAAATtgcaggaagaagaaagaacgtGAATGCAGGTGCAGCCCATTCGAGCCAAATTTACTTTTCTTCTTGGGTCTATGACCAATTCAATGAAGGAAAGGACATAGACATGGGAGATACCACTGAGGAGGAAAagttaataataaaaaagatgGTTATCGTTGGATTATGGTGCATACAAATGAAGCCTAGTGATCGTCCTAATTCAATGAACAAAGTGGTAGAGATGCTTGAAGGAGATATTGAACGGCTTCAAATGCCCCCAAAGCCTTTCCTATATCCAGAACACAAGCCAAtagtggatgatgaagaaaaTTCAGATACACAATGA
- the LOC112182389 gene encoding dr1-associated corepressor homolog codes for MRKKLDTRFPAARIKKIMQADEDVGKIALAVPVLVSKALELFLQDLCDRTYEITLQRGAKTMNSVHLKHCVQSYNVFDFLRDIVSRVPDYGHGHSDAAADDRAITKRRKPPGDECIDSDEELKRSKMLEVSHGSSSGRGRGRGRGRGRGRGARTTEREPVHHETESEPCTSLQQSSKLNINPGMAVDDVSESKELLKENVSVPDESDPTVRNFDLNADVHENEDTKAAAAAAQASSAAAAQASSAAAAQASSAAPTSETKHEEYPGWSLSDVDKMAIDPLQLAQMSKRLDEDEEDYDEEG; via the exons GCCCGGATCAAAAAAATTATGCAAGCTGATGAGGATGTTGGCAAGATAGCATTAGCAGTGCCCGTTTTAGTTT CAAAAGCATTAGAGTTATTTTTACAGGACCTTTGTGACCGTACATACGAGATAACTCTCCAAAGAGGAGCTAAAACCATGAATTCAGTGCATCT AAAACATTGTGTACAGAGCTACAATGTGTTTGATTTTCTAAGGGACATTGTCAGTAGGGTGCCTGACTATGGTCATGGTCATTCTGATGCTGCTGCTGATGATCGAGCCATCACAAAGAGAAG aaaaCCACCAGGTGATGAATGCATTGACAGTGATGAGGAGTTGAAGAGGAGCAAGATG CTTGAGGTGAGCCATGGAAGCAGTAGTGGCAGGGGAAGAGGACGGGGTCGAGGACGAGGCCGTGGACGCGGTGCTCGAACTACTGAAAGAGAGCCTGTGCATCATGAGACTGAATCTGAACCTTGCACATCTCTTCAGCAGAGCAGCAAACTTAATATAAACCCTGGTATGGCGGTGGACGATGTTTCTGAGTCAAAGGAGTTATTGAAGGAAAATGTCAGTGTCCCTGATGAATCTGATCCGACAGTTAGAAATTTTGACTTGAATGCCGATGTACATGAGAATGAGGACACAAAAGCTGCAGCGGCAGCAGCCCAAGCCTCATCCGCGGCAGCAGCCCAAGCCTCATCCGCGGCAGCAGCCCAAGCCTCATCCGCTGCACCTACTTCTGAGACTAAACATGAAGAATACCCAGGATGGTCTCTTTCAGACGTGGACAAAATGGCCATTGACCCTCTTCAACTTGCACAAATGAGCAAAAGGCTGGACGAGGATGAGGAAGACTATGACGAAGAGGGCTAA